Genomic window (Oscarella lobularis chromosome 15, ooOscLobu1.1, whole genome shotgun sequence):
AGTTTGGCTCAGGGGAACGTACTTGATACTTTGATGGGTCACTTCGGGGGAGGTGGCGATTGGTTTGTGAGGGTTCACCGGGTTGAGATTGTGAGTAGTGAAGATGGGCAGGGAATGCCTGTGTTTGCTTTTGTTATGACGAAAGTAAAGGAGGCACCTTTCAAGGTAATGTGAGATAGCGTACGTAGAGTCTGTCACTCAATTTTGACGGGTGATTGAAGCATTTAATTGGTTTCTTGATTGACGGTTGACatctgattaattaatttaatatctGTCACTCAATCACCCATCATTCTATCTCTCAAACGTCAGATTTAACTGACAGACTATTGATTGGCGTTTGAATGACGTTTCAACGTGTTCATTGAGTGTTTACGCGTAGATTTTTGAGATATGTCACGGATGTGACGATGCTCCAAAGCGTCTTGACACTGCAGATGCTCTCGTTGCAGAAGTACAGGAAATGCAGCGATTTGGCCTAATGAAACGTGAACTCACGAGGCAAGACACCCCATTTAATTCATATATTTTATATGgaatttatttgtttttagtCTGAGCCCTGGACGCGACTTGCCAGTCAGTCTGTGGCAAAAATCAAAGGAGGGCGATTCACTGCGCTACGTCCTGCACGTAGTTGACAATAAATCCAAATCTTCTAATGGAAAATTCGCCGTTTTTATTGTGCCTCAAGGAAGGTAGAGAACAATGACGTAATTCTCACCCGCGCGATGGAATTTTCTCTAGGGAAATCGAGTGGTTTTTTGCCTCGGAGGAAGGACGACTTCAACTGGCCGCTACAGCGGGATACAGTCGCCTAGCAATCGCGATTCTCACTCGCGATCAAAAATACGACTCCTTGGACGTAGTAAAAGCGGAATTAGGCAAAGAAGTGACTGCACTAGCGCCCAAAGACATTTCCCCAACAGCCCAGgtacagagaaaaaagtccACGTTTtctaaattatttattattgattttagatTCCATTCTTGTCGCTtggtgatgacgtcagttgtaGAACGATTCGCCATCGCGGCTGCTCCGAAAGAAGTGGGGAATTCGTCGTGGAAGACGTCCAGCACGAAGACGGTTCGTTTTTCAGGCGACTCATATTTTTATCGGCGCCTAGCGTCGTCCAATCAGAAGCGAGACTGATTCAAAGTAATGAAAATTGAAGAATGGGgattataattaataattaagtATATAGAGTCGTTGCCTAAGcgaaaggaggagaagaagaaacgaaataagaaaaagaagcagacTGCTCCTCCGTCATGTGACCTCAAAGTCGATGTGACCTATTTAGCGCCTTATCATCAGAAAATTACGACGAGTATTGCGTGGATAAAGAGTTTAAAGACAAATGACGGTAAAATTATTGTTTCTATATAtgaatattaattaattaattaagtttaGATATTTCTTTGTTGATTATTGGCTTGGGTGGCGGTGGACTCATTTCCTATCTTAGCTATATATTTCCTAAAGTAACACTTCCGTTTTAAGATTgagatttatttatttatttattaaggTTCATATGACTGTTGTTGAATTGGATGGAAGTTTCGTTGAAGTGGCAAAAAACTGGTTTGGCTTCGAGGAAACGGACTCAATTAGAATCGTAGTTGGAGATGGTTTGGATTACATCAAAGAGGCACAAGGttccaattaaaattatttaatctccatcctaaaatttttcttttagaaaatgcTTTTGATTTGATTATATATGACATGGATTCTAAAGAAATAAGCGAAGGATTGACGGCTCCTCCTCAGCCGTTCAttcaaattgaaatattGAGAAAAGTTTTCACAGCTCTGAAGCCAAACGGTAATCATTtcaattaatattattaatcCTTATTGagaattcgttttttaggAGTATTGAGTATGAATTTTGTGTGTCGAAGTGCCTCTattcgaaaatcgacgctaAAGAATTTTCAGTCAGCCGGCTATTTGACTGTGTTCTCGGCTCCAAATATTGGAGAAGTGAACGAGACATTTTTTGCaccgaaaatcgacgacgccaagTTCGAGCCCCAATCTGCTCCGTGGCTTCGAGACAACGTTCGATATCTCGACGATATTATTCGAAAGAAGGACCCCAATGGGGGGAAAATGACATCGACGTTAAAGGAGGTCAAGCACGTACCGTACGATTAATAAACGACTGCGAATATCGAATTCCTGAGCTCTAAACGCTGTCGAATTTTAGTACTGGGCCTCTAAATTGATTCGCTTAGGTTTTGGTGCTCTATTCGAGCTGTCTCTGGGTTCTTGGGTCTATTTTCGAGCGTTTCTTACCGTGGATTGTCCATCGCTTCTCGCCTTTTGGctctcgtttctttgcttcgcCAGGAAGAGGCGCTGTTTCGCTTCCTCCGGCGTCGAATCGTCTTGAATCTGATTGATGGCTTTTCTCCCCCGCCTCGCGCCAAATTGCACTCGCGATCGCGCCTGTGGCGGCCCGTTTTCAACGATTTCTGATCATTTCTCTAGTTAAGCACGTGACATGCCGTAGACGTTTTTTCATTGGACCATTTAGAAAGGCCCGTACTGTTGCGGCGTGTTTCCAGCGGTTTCGTCGTGTTTTTTAGGTTTAGCCGCGGTCGCCTGAATTTCTGACGCTCGCAATGTCGCTTTGTTGCGTTCATGAGACGACGAGCCAAGCAACTCGCGCGCTGGCCGCGAGGCGATGAAGTACCGCGAAGATCTTTTAGCCTGTCGTCTCTCCTGCAAAACTAGCAACACAGGTATGTCTTAAAGCTTTGTTTGTGACTCGTGATTGACGTCAGCTTCGTTTCCTATGGAGAAAACTCGATCCTCGATCATGTAccctcgaaaggggccccaccaACAAAAAATCTGTTCTTTCCGCTTGGATTTACATCTGATTCATCCCGAGAATTCATCCTGGCTCCACAGTCAAAATATTTAGTTCAGAAAGCCTATGCCAATTTCGTAATTCAttatcaattatttattttctcagTGCCGTTCCAGCTTACAATTAGTCTTTATAGTCATAGGATGCATTTAGATAGTGTTCGAATCATTAGACCGTtcaaagaaagctgaagtAATGCAAAACCGAATAGGTGCTATTTTCCATTTCTAAAAGTGTTCCTACGAAATTCCATCGCTTCTCCCACTACGAAAATTCAAAGTTTAAAGATGATAGGTGTCTGAAAGAACGACGTTGTGACGACGACTGTCTCCCTCTCCTTCAAATTGTCCCTTCGCCATTCTCTTTATCGCTAGAGCTCCGCTTTCGACGAGTTCCTCCATTTCTTTAGTCAGAACAGCCAAACAGTCGGCACTTGTAGGCCTCTCTCTTTCGCTCGAAATCATTTTCGAGCAAATCATGTGCAAGCGGCGACGATTATTTATAGGCGTTAGTTGACTATTTCTGTCTTCCGGGATAGGCCCAACCCCggtaaaaatttcaattagaGACACACCTAGACTGTAGACGTCGCTTGGCAACGAGCTGCGTGCCGATGCGGGTGGCATTCGTTCGGGAGCAATATATCTCGGACTGAGAGGGCCGGCTGATGTGGAGCTCTCCACCAAATGGGCGGCTCCTAAATCAGCGACTTTGACTTTCATATCCCTCGTCACTAAGACATTGGTCGGTCGAATGTCCGCGTGAACGTAGGGACGAGGTTGGAGCCCGTGTAGATAAGCaatagctgacgtcatttgtaCGACAATAGAGAGCTGCTCATAGTGAGAGAGATAGCATGGAGATGAGTGAGCTGCATCAATGACTTCGCTCACTGATCCCTCTAGTAATTCAGAGACGATTTGGAATGGAATTCCATCTTCCATTACAGCACCGCATACACGGATGATATTGGGATGGTGGAGTCGACTGGCTGTCAGAACTTCTCTTTGGAATGTCGGAATTGTTCTTGGGGTCGTGATGAGAGCGTGGAATTTCTTTACAGCCACTCGCATTCCGTTCCAATGACCAACAATTACGTCTTGGGAAATTGCAGTAATATACACATACAGTATATTTGTCTAGGTTACTCCTTTGTACCTGCATATGCTCCCGAACCAAGTTTGTCATTTGTAAGGCGAACTTGAAATGCACTAATGCAGAGCACGGTCATGAATTGATTGAGGTGTTTTTGAGATTCGGCGAGGATTTTTCTACGAGAGAGTTTAGTTATAGAGCAGAcgttttaaaaaattgattacGTCTGATCTTCAAGAGCGCCAGctatctcctttttttcttcctccagTTCACTACATCGGGTTCTGCATAGCCTAACGTTTGTTTATAAATATCAAGCCAGTAAATAGTCTAACCTCAATGCGCCAATATCTTTCTGAAGAGAAGCACAGAACGTTTCTAGCGCTGACCTAAAAAAGGATATCTCAAATTTGCATAATTGGTTTCTGGCAGATTTTCTAGCTTTTTTTCTAAGATACGAACTGCCTCTGCTTCTAAAGATCGATATTGTTTAGCCCACTGGGTTCTGCATAAGACGCAACTGTCACGTGGCACTGTTATTAGTAATTGAGCCTTTTACTTTTCATCACGAACTTCAGTCACTTCCATTCTAAACAATATGTCATATGTTATAACTTTTAACGTTAATTTTTAAACCCACCTCATTTCTTCTAATTTTCTTTCGAGTTCCTGAATGTGCTGCAATTCACCTTTAGGCACTGGCGACGTCGCATCGGCGGAAAGTTTCTGAGTCTCAAGCTGCGTATACGACTCGTTTGACGGACCTAGAACTAAGAATTAGAGTATAACTTAGACCTTCGCTCCTTACCTAGAGAAAACTCAATTATGGGCTTCTTTAATTTCCCATTCCAGTCCTGTCCTCCCGCGACAATGATCTGAGCCGATCCATCAGGATTCTCCACGCAATGAAGCGTGTGAAGCCAAACAGGCGGAATTTCCGGGTTTAGGTGAAACTACATGAATTTATCACTTGTTTCCTCTCTGAAATATATTATTTACCACGTAGGACTTTCTTTTGTCAAAGTCGAGAATGTAAGCGTGGTCTGAGAATTTGCTGGAGTTGCACCCTCCgatgagaagaaagcaatttctttcttcgaaTCCTTTCTTCGTTAATCGGCAGATTCTGTGACCGTATCGAGCGTACGGTTTCGGAAGGAAATCAATGCAAATCCATTGCTATTACATTTGACTTCATTAATTGATTTCGGGCATACTTAATTAGACTTTAccttctctttcaaatcgATCACAAATGCGTCATCGAAATATATTCCAACGCCGTATCCTCCATGAAGCAATCCTCGATTTTCATCAATTGTTTCAATGGCAGAACTGCCACGTGGTTGGGGTCGTTCGCCGCTTAATTCAACATCCAACCAATATCCTAATCAATGCTTGAAttatttcgaattttttttcgtgcatACAGTTCACCTTTTTCGCTTCCCTCCTCAAATCCGAATTCATAAATCTCGTTATTCACTGCCCCATTGCGTTGGGCTCCCCATTGGAGAAGATACGGCGGTATATCATCGCTCGCACCGCCAAACATGATTATTCGCCCGCCAATGGCCCACAAACAGCAGTAGAAGCGTTGCCACGGTTTGTTTTCATGGGCGGGCGTAGCCACAAGGATCcacttcattttctttggaTCCAAACCAAACACCTCTCCGAGATGCCTCttgtccttcttctttccccCGTACGAATACATAACACCATTGATAACGACGCATCGCGCTCCTTCGCAAGGCGGAGGAATATTCTTTCCTTGGGCGAAGCGGCGAATCCACTTCATCTCTTCCCGGACGTTGTAAGTCCAGATTTCGTTGCGAGGGAAATGGTGTGCGCCCTTTTCGCTCGTACCTCCGAAAAGATACAGGTCATCCCCAATCAGCGCACTTTCATGAGAAGACCGTGGCTCGGGTGCTAGAGCTTTGGCCATTTGTTTGGCTTTTATAAAAGATCAACATCGTCATTTGCGAGCCTCCTTCTTCGATCTTCTTACTTGGTTTCTTCCTTAGTTAATTGTACGAGCCGTTCAGTTTCTATACTCTAAACACGCCCGTATATGAGATAGAAA
Coding sequences:
- the LOC136195958 gene encoding eEF1A lysine and N-terminal methyltransferase-like is translated as MDLLPATPSDFRSTSYWDSFFRKRADRLFDWYGEYADLCGVLHRYAKPAQNILHVGCGTSRLSEDLHDVGYRRLTNIDLSEVAIERMCERNRSARPDLNFRVMDATKMEFDDSIFDVVLDKGTLDAMMGGNDVESDVVMKAFSEFRRVLKAGGRYVCFSLAQGNVLDTLMGHFGGGGDWFVRVHRVEIVSSEDGQGMPVFAFVMTKVKEAPFKIFEICHGCDDAPKRLDTADALVAEVQEMQRFGLMKRELTSLSPGRDLPVSLWQKSKEGDSLRYVLHVVDNKSKSSNGKFAVFIVPQGREIEWFFASEEGRLQLAATAGYSRLAIAILTRDQKYDSLDVVKAELGKEVTALAPKDISPTAQIPFLSLGDDVSCRTIRHRGCSERSGEFVVEDVQHEDGSFFRRLIFLSAPSVVQSEARLIQKSLPKRKEEKKKRNKKKKQTAPPSCDLKVDVTYLAPYHQKITTSIAWIKSLKTNDDISLLIIGLGGGGLISYLSYIFPKVHMTVVELDGSFVEVAKNWFGFEETDSIRIVVGDGLDYIKEAQENAFDLIIYDMDSKEISEGLTAPPQPFIQIEILRKVFTALKPNGVLSMNFVCRSASIRKSTLKNFQSAGYLTVFSAPNIGEVNETFFAPKIDDAKFEPQSAPWLRDNVRYLDDIIRKKDPNGGKMTSTLKEVKHVPYD
- the LOC136196211 gene encoding uncharacterized protein, translating into MAKALAPEPRSSHESALIGDDLYLFGGTSEKGAHHFPRNEIWTYNVREEMKWIRRFAQGKNIPPPCEGARCVVINGVMYSYGGKKKDKRHLGEVFGLDPKKMKWILVATPAHENKPWQRFYCCLWAIGGRIIMFGGASDDIPPYLLQWGAQRNGAVNNEIYEFGFEEGSEKGYWLDVELSGERPQPRGSSAIETIDENRGLLHGGYGVGIYFDDAFVIDLKEKQWICIDFLPKPYARYGHRICRLTKKGFEERNCFLLIGGCNSSKFSDHAYILDFDKRKSYVFHLNPEIPPVWLHTLHCVENPDGSAQIIVAGGQDWNGKLKKPIIEFSLGPSNESYTQLETQKLSADATSPVPKGELQHIQELERKLEEMRMEVTEVRDEKTQWAKQYRSLEAEAVRILEKKSALETFCASLQKDIGALRTRCSELEEEKKEIAGALEDQTKILAESQKHLNQFMTVLCISAFQVRLTNDKLGSGAYADVIVGHWNGMRVAVKKFHALITTPRTIPTFQREVLTASRLHHPNIIRVCGAVMEDGIPFQIVSELLEGSVSEVIDAAHSSPCYLSHYEQLSIVVQMTSAIAYLHGLQPRPYVHADIRPTNVLVTRDMKVKVADLGAAHLVESSTSAGPLSPRYIAPERMPPASARSSLPSDVYSLGVSLIEIFTGVGPIPEDRNSQLTPINNRRRLHMICSKMISSERERPTSADCLAVLTKEMEELVESGALAIKRMAKGQFEGEGDSRRHNVVLSDTYHL